The Meiothermus sp. region GCTGGCCCTGCATCATGCCCATCATGCCGTAGCCCATGCCCAAGCGGGTGTTCCACATCATGTTGGGACCGGGCTCGAGGTAGACGTTGCCGGTGTAGCGGTCGGCCAGGATTTCCACCAGACCGTTGCCTTTAGCATCGACTACCTGGGCGTAGTAGTTCTCGCTGAAGCTCATGAAGTCTTTGAGCCTGGCCTCGGGGCTAAAGCGTTTGGCGAAGGCCTCGAGCCGGGCCCGGGCTTCGGCTTTGGGGATGGGCTGGGCCTGGGCGGGGTAAACGCTCATCATGCCCATTCCCATCCCCCCGCCCATCATCATTCCAGGGCCATACCCATAGCCCGGATTGCCCCACATGCCTTGGGTGAGGGCTATCCCCACCACGGCCAGGCCTGCGATTCCCAACCAGAGCAATTTGCGTTTCACGGCATGCCTCCTTACTCACTCAGATCGCGCTTCATCCGCTCAAAGCTCTCCTTGTCGAGCTCCCCCCTGGCGTAGCGCTCCC contains the following coding sequences:
- a CDS encoding peptidase M4, which encodes MKRKLLWLGIAGLAVVGIALTQGMWGNPGYGYGPGMMMGGGMGMGMMSVYPAQAQPIPKAEARARLEAFAKRFSPEARLKDFMSFSENYYAQVVDAKGNGLVEILADRYTGNVYLEPGPNMMWNTRLGMGYGMMGMMQGQPPTAVRYDKAAAQKLAEQFLKGYLPGARVMEGQAFGGYYTFDFGRKETEGMLSVSAYTGEVWIHTWHGIFLGE